In the genome of Sphaeramia orbicularis chromosome 13, fSphaOr1.1, whole genome shotgun sequence, one region contains:
- the sst1.2 gene encoding somatostatin 1.2, which yields MHTIHSPILLVLVALVLCSPAVSSQSDRDLYQNQDQDQDQDLDLELRHHRLLQRAHNAGLLSQEWSKRAVEDLLAQMSLPEANAHQREAEVVSMATGGRMNLERSVDPPNNLPPRERKAGCKNFYWKGITSC from the exons ATGCACACTATCCACAGTCCCATCCTCTTGGTTCTTGTTGCACTGGTTCTGTGCAGTCCGGCCGTTTCCTCCCAGTCCGACAGAGACCTgtaccagaaccaggaccaggaccaggaccaggacctggacctggagctTCGTCACCACAGGCTGCTGCAGCGAGCCCACAACGCCGGCCTCCTGTCGCAG GAGTGGAGTAAGCGTGCGGTGGAGGACCTGCTGGCCCAGATGTCTCTGCCTGAAGCAAATGCCCACCAGCGAGAGGCTGAGgtggtttccatggcaacaggtGGGCGTATGAACCTGGAAAGGTCCGTGGACCCGCCCAACAACCTGCCGCCCCGTGAACGCAAAGCAGGCTGCAAGAACTTTTACTGGAAGGGCATCACTTCCTGTTAG